A stretch of uncultured Acidilobus sp. JCHS DNA encodes these proteins:
- a CDS encoding Acyl-CoA dehydrogenase, C-terminal domain → MYRDVKMVEIGDGTNEVQRLVIVRSLLGRIRGVRTK, encoded by the coding sequence GTGTACAGGGACGTGAAGATGGTCGAGATAGGCGACGGCACCAACGAGGTCCAGAGGCTGGTCATAGTGAGGAGCCTGCTGGGCAGGATAAGGGGGGTTAGGACGAAGTAG
- a CDS encoding looped-hinge helix DNA binding domain, AbrB family encodes MGEGAGLTFEVKVHRGRRITIPKAVADLLGIEEGARLRLRVEGDRVVLEPVRDALWFAMHGPKVAYISFEELEGESESEQFKR; translated from the coding sequence ATGGGCGAGGGCGCTGGCCTCACCTTTGAGGTCAAGGTCCACAGGGGGAGGCGCATAACAATACCTAAGGCGGTCGCTGACCTGCTTGGCATAGAAGAGGGCGCTAGGCTCAGGCTTCGCGTTGAGGGCGACAGGGTTGTCCTGGAGCCCGTCAGGGACGCCCTCTGGTTCGCAATGCACGGGCCCAAGGTGGCCTACATAAGCTTCGAGGAGCTGGAGGGGGAGAGCGAGAGCGAGCAGTTTAAGCGCTAG